From the Lolium rigidum isolate FL_2022 chromosome 2, APGP_CSIRO_Lrig_0.1, whole genome shotgun sequence genome, one window contains:
- the LOC124691699 gene encoding tyrosine-sulfated glycopeptide receptor 1-like encodes MQPLHFPCMKYNRRLHFLGLALVLLISLASPSSSCTEEEKGSLLQFLTGLSQDGGLSASWQHGTDCCQWEGITCSSNRTVTSVLLASKRLEGRISASLGILAGLQYLDLSHNSLSGGLPIELVSSSSITILDVSFNQLNGALHELPSSTPALPLKVLNISSNLFAGQFPSTTWKAMENLLTLNASYNSFTGQIPTHFCNTSPFFDMLDLCFNKFSGSIPQGFGDCSMLRDLRAGYNNISGTLPGELFNATSLQYLSFPNNGLTGVLDNAPIVNLRNLVTLDLGGNQFSGKIPDYIGQLKKLEQFHLNNNEMSGELPSALSNCTNLITIDLKSNKLGGQLTNVNFSSLPNLKTLDLWANNFTGKVPESIYSCSNLIALRLSSNKFHGQLSSNIGNLKYLSFLSLGKNKFTNITGALHILKSSKNLTTLLIGHNFRGELMPEDDRIDGFENLQFLDIEYCQLSGKIPLWISRLTNLEISCTEQEKRSLLQFLVRLSQNGGLAASWQHGTDCCQWEGITCSRDKIVTDVLLASRGLQGHITPSLGNLTGLLRLNLSNNLLSGGLPQELMASGSIIIIDVSFNQLEGDFQELSSSTPARPLQVLNISSNLLTGTFPTTTWKAMENLIALNASNNSFTGPIPSEFCNSSPSFAVLDLCFNQFSGRIPPGLGSCSRLIVLKAGRNNLSGTLPDELFNANSLECLSFPKNELQGTLEGAHIVKLNNLTTLDLGENNFSGKIPESIGYLQRLEELYLNNNNMSGELPSTLSNCTNLLTIDLKSNSFSGELVKVNFSNLPNLKTLDLMSNSFSGKIPESIYSCSNLIALRLSSNKFHDQLSETIGNLKSLAFLSLAKNSLKNITSALQILRSSKNLTTLLIGGNFKNESIPEDDIIDGFKNLQVLGIEDCQLLGKIPLWISKLGNLEALFLSNNQLEGSIPAWIQTLSKLFYLDISSNNLTGVIPITLMDMPMLKSEKTEADLDPTVFELPVYTGPSLQYRVPIAFPKVLDLSNNKFTGEIPLEIGQLKALFSLNFSFNSLTGQIPQSICNLTNLQFLDLSSNDLTGAIPPALNSLNFLSKFNISNNDLEGPIPSGGQFNTFSNSSYDGNPKLCGSMLNKKCDPSAIPPPPTKQRDKKAVLAIAFGVFFGGIAILLLLGLLLVSVKMKCLTANNKRQDKEDVDATSFYSNSDQTLVMMRMPQGKGDENKLKFADIVKATNNFDKENVIGCGGYGLVYKAELPDGSKLAIKKLNSEMCLMEREFSAEVDTLSTAQHENLVPLWGYCVQGNSRFLVYSYMENGSLDDWLHNRYDDTSSFLDWPTRLKIAQGASLGLSYIHEVCNPQIVHRDIKASNILLDKDFKAYVADFGLARLIRPNQTHVTTELAGTMGYIPPEYGQAWVATLRGDMYSFGVVLLELLTGMRPVPVLSTSKELVPWALEMKSEGKQVEVLDPALRGTGCEEQMLKVLEAACKCVNYNQFMRPTIMEVVSCLASIDAAPLLQRSDKIQ; translated from the exons ATGCAGCCACTCCACTTTCCATGCATGAAATACAACAGAAGATTACATTTCCTTGGCCTTGCTCTTGTGCTGTTGATCTCCTTGGCATCTCCTAGCAGTTCCTGCACCGAAGAGGAGAAGGGCTCTCTCCTCCAGTTCCTCACTGGGCTCTCACAAGATGGTGGCCTCTCTGCGTCCTGGCAACATGGCACAGATTGCTGCCAGTGGGAAGGGATCACCTGCAGCTCAAACAGGACGGTCACCAGTGTCTTGCTGGCTTCAAAGCGCCTCGAAGGGCGCATCTCGGCATCGCTTGGGATCCTCGCCGGGCTGCAGTACCTCGACCTCTCTCACAACTCGCTGTCCGGTGGTCTGCCAATTGAATTGGTGTCATCCAGCAGCATCACCATCCTTGATGTCAGCTTTAACCAGCTCAACGGAGCACTACACGAGCTGCCATCATCAACCCCTGCCCTCCCTCTGAAGGTACTGAACATCTCCAGCAACTTATTTGCAGGACAGTTTCCATCCACCACATGGAAAGCAATGGAGAATCTGCTAACGCTCAATGCCAGCTATAACAGCTTTACTGGGCAGATACCAACTCATTTCTGTAACACTTCGCCATTCTTCGATATGCTTGATTTGTGTTTCAACAAATTCAGTGGCAGCATACCCCAAGGATTTGGTGATTGCTCCATGCTGAGAGATCTCAGGGCTGGGTACAACAACATCAGTGGAACACTACCAGGTGAACTTTTCAACGCAACCTCGTTGCAGTACCTGTCTTTCCCTAACAATGGTTTGACTGGAGTTCTTGATAATGCACCCATAGTCAACCTAAGAAATCTCGTAACCCTAGATCTTGGAGGGAACCAATTTAGTGGCAAGATTCCAGATTATATAGGTCAGCTCAAGAAACTAGAACAGTTCCATTTGAACAACAACGAAATGTCAGGGGAGCTGCCATCTGCTCTGAGCAACTGCACAAATCTCATAACAATTGACCTCAAGAGCAACAAACTCGGTGGACAACTTACCAATGTCAACTTCTCCAGCCTTCCCAATCTAAAAACTTTAGACCTTTGGGCAAACAACTTCACCGGCAAAGTTCCAGAAAGCATTTACTCATGCAGTAATCTGATTGCACTGAGGCTATCTAGCAACAAATTCCATGGGCAGCTCTCATCAAACATAGGCAATCTGAAGTATCTCTCCTTCTTGTCACTTGGCAAAAACAAATTTACAAACATCACAGGTGCACTTCACATCCTTAAGAGCAGCAAGAACCTTACCACTCTGCTTATAGGGCACAACTTCAGAGGAGAGCTCATGCCAGAGGACGATAGGATTGATGGATTTGAGAATCTTCAGTTTTTGGACATCGAATATTGCCAATTGTCAGGAAAAATACCTCTATGGATCTCAAGGCTCACAAATTTGGAGAT TTCCTGCACGGAGCAGGAGAAGCGCTCCCTCCTCCAGTTCCTCGTCAGGCTCTCACAAAATGGTGGCCTCGCTGCGTCCTGGCAGCATGGCACAGATTGCTGCCAGTGGGAAGGTATCACATGTAGCAGAGATAAAATTGTTACGGATGTCTTGCTGGCTTCTAGGGGTCTTCAGGGACACATCACACCTTCTCTTGGAAACCTCACAGGACTGCTGCGCCTCAACCTGTCAAACAATCTTCTATCAGGTGGCCTACCACAAGAATTGATGGCTTCAGGCAGCATCATCATCATAGATGTCAGCTTTAATCAACTTGAGGGAGACTTCCAGGAGTTGTCATCTTCAACCCCTGCCCGGCCTCTGCAGGTACTGAATATCTCAAGCAACTTACTTACAGGAACGTTTCCAACCACAACATGGAAGGCAATGGAGAATCTTATAGCACTGAATGCCAGCAATAACAGCTTTACAGGGCCAATACCAAGTGAATTCTGCAATAGCTCGCCATCCTTCGCGGTTCTGGACCTCTGTTTCAACCAGTTCAGTGGAAGAATTCCACCTGGACTGGGTAGCTGTTCCAGACTAATAGTGCTGAAGGCTGGCCGCAACAACCTCAGTGGGACTCTGCCAGATGAACTTTTTAATGCTAACTCGTTGGAGTGCCTCTCCTTTCCCAAGAATGAATTACAAGGAACACTTGAAGGTGCACATATTGTCAAACTGAATAATCTGACAacccttgatcttggagagaacaATTTCAGTGGCAAGATTCCGGAATCTATAGGCTACCTTCAGAGACTGGAGGAGCTCTATTTGAACAACAATAACATGTCTGGAGAGCTGCCATCAACTCTGAGCAACTGCACAAATCTCCTAACCATTGACTTAAAGAGCAACAGTTTCAGTGGAGAACTCGTGAAGGTCAATTTCTCGAACCTACCCAATCTAAAAACTTTAGATCTTATGAGCAACAGTTTCAGTGGTAAAATTCCGGAAAGCATTTACTCATGCAGCAATCTAATTGCACTGCGGCTATCTTCCAATAAGTTCCATGACCAGTTGTCAGAAACAATAGGCAATCTGAAGTCCCTGGCATTCCTATCACTTGCTAAAAATAGTCTGAAAAATATCACAAGTGCACTCCAGATACTTAGGAGCTCCAAGAACCTCACCACCCTTCTTATTGGTGGCAACTTCAAGAATGAGTCCATACCAGAGGATGATATAATTGATGGTTTTAAGAATCTTCAGGTTTTGGGTATTGAAGATTGTCAATTGCTCGGTAAAATACCTCTTTGGATATCAAAACTTGGAAATTTAGAGGCGTTATTCTTATCAAACAATCAACTCGAGGGATCAATACCAGCATGGATTCAAACCCTGAGCAAACTATTCTATCTAGATATATCAAGTAACAATCTCACAGGGGTAATTCCAATAACACTGATGGATATGCCAATGCTGAAGTCAGAGAAGACTGAAGCCGATTTAGACCCAACGGTCTTCGAACTGCCTGTTTATACAGGTCCGTCACTTCAATACCGTGTACCCATTGCTTTCCCTAAAGTGCTGGATTTAAGCAATAATAAATTCACTGGTGAGATCCCACTGGAAATTGGTCAGTTGAAAGCCCTCTTTTCACTCAATTTCAGCTTCAACAGTTTGACAGGCCAGATCCCACAATCAATATGCAATCTCACAAATCTGCAGTTTCTGGACTTGTCCAGTAATGATCTCACAGGAGCAATCCCACCTGCATTAAATAGCCTAAACTTCCTTTCGAAATTCAACATTTCGAACAATGATCTTGAAGGGCCTATTCCATCTGGAGGCCAGTTTAATACATTTTCGAATTCTAGTTATGACGGGAATCCAAAGCTGTGTGGCTCTATGCTAAATAAAAAGTGTGATCCATCCGCAATACCTCCGCCCCCCACGAAACAACGAGATAAGAAGGCGGTTCTTGCAATTGCATTTGGTGTGTTCTTTGGGGGCATTGCTATTCTTTTGTTGTTGGGGCTTCTCCTTGTCTCGGTCAAAATGAAGTGTTTGACAGCAAATAATAAAAGGCAGGACAAAGAAGATGTTGACGCAACTTCATTCTACTCCAACTCAGACCAAACATTAGTGATGATGCGGATGCCACAGGGCAAGGGAGACGAAAACAAGCTCAAGTTTGCTGACATTGTGAAAGCTACCAATAACTTTGACAAGGAGAATGTAATTGGATGTGGAGGTTATGGATTAGTCTACAAGGCAGAGCTACCTGATGGCTCCAAGCTGGCAATCAAAAAGCTCAATAGTGAGATGTGTCTGATGGAAAGGGAGTTCAGTGCAGAGGTTGACACACTCTCCACGGCACAACATGAAAATCTTGTGCCGCTGTGGGGTTACTGCGTACAGGGAAACTCAAGGTTTCTCGTATATTCCTACATGGAGAATGGCAGCTTGGATGACTGGCTTCATAACAGGTATGATGATACTAGCTCATTTCTTGACTGGCCGACTCGGCTCAAGATCGCACAGGGAGCAAGCCTGGGCCTGTCTTATATCCATGAAGTCTGCAACCCACAAATTGTTCACCGAGACATCAAAGCCAGTAACATCCTACTAGACAAAGACTTTAAAGCTTATGTTGCTGATTTTGGGCTAGCCAGATTGATCCGTCCCAACCAAACTCATGTCACAACTGAATTGGCCGGCACTATGGGTTACATACCTCCCGAGTATGGACAAGCATGGGTTGCTACGCTGAGAGGCGACATGTACAGTTTTGGTGTAGTCCTGCTTGAGCTGCTCACTGGAATGCGACCTGTTCCAGTCCTATCTACATCAAAAGAACTAGTCCCATGGGCGCTGGAGATGAAGTCTGAGGGAAAGCAAGTTGAGGTCCTTGATCCAGCACTTCGAGGTACAGGATGCGAAGAGCAGATGCTGAAGGTTCTTGAAGCTGCTTGCAAATGTGTCAACTATAACCAGTTCATGAGGCCAACTATCATGGAAGTAGTTTCTTGTCTGGCCAGCATAGACGCTGCCCCGCTGCTGCAAAGATCAGACAAGATACAGTGA
- the LOC124691701 gene encoding tyrosine-sulfated glycopeptide receptor 1-like produces MQPLHFSNKTHNKILRIPSFGVALVLLICLASPTSSCTEQEKHSLLQFLHELSQHGGLATSWRNGTDCCNWEGITCRQDGTVSDVVLVSKGLEGHISESLGNLSGLQHLNLSHNSLSGRLPLGLVSSSNITILDVSFNQLNGTLQELLPSTPARPLQVLNISSNLFAGQFPSTTWKAMENLIALNASNNSFTGSIPADVCNTSSSLTMLDLCFNQLSGNIPPGIGNCSRLRVLRGGYNKLSGTLPDDLFDATLLEHLSFPNNDLHGGLDSTRMTNLRNLVTLDLGGNKFGGKIPDFIGQLRKLKELHLNNNNISGELPSALSNCTNLVTIDLKSNNFSGELKKVNFSNLPSLRTLDIYFNHFNGTVPESIYSCSNLTALRISTNKLDGQLSPRISDLKYLTFLSLATNSFTNITNALHILKSCRNLTTLLIGDNFKGEIMPEDDIADGFENLKVLDIEDCQLLGKIPLWISRLANLEMLLLNSNQLTGPIPSWINSLSHLFFMDVSNNSLAGEIPLTLMEMPMLKSIENATHWDPGVFELPVYNGPALQYRVVTSFPTVLNLSHNYFTGVIPPEIGQLKELIVLDFSFNKLSGQIPQSICNLTNLQVLELSRNNLTGDIPAALNSLNFLSAFNVSNNNLEGPIPSGGQFSTFQNSSFDGNPNLCGSMLTHKCGSASIPPSYTKHRNKKAVFAIAFSVFFGGIAFLFLLVRLLVSMGMKGFTTKQGRGNNEDVEETSFNSSSEQSVVVMQMAQGKGEENKLKLADILKAVNNFDKANIIGCGGYGLVYKAELHNGSKLAIKKLNGEMCLMEREFIAEVDALTMAQHENLVPLWGYCIQGNSRLLIYSYMENGSLDDRLHNRDDDASSFLDWPVRLKIALGASLGISYIHNDCKPHIVHRDIKSSNILLDKEFKAYVADFGLSRLILPNQTHVTTELVGTMGYIPPEYGQAWVATLRGDIYSFGVVLLELLTGKRPVTVMATSKELVPWVLQMMSEGKQIEVLDPTLRGTGYEEQMLKVLETACKCVDHDQFRRPAIMEVVSCLASIGADLQT; encoded by the coding sequence ATGCAGCCACTCCATTTTTCCAACAAGACACACAACAAGATATTGCGCATACCCTCCTTTGGTGTTGCTCTTGTGCTGCTGATCTGCTTGGCCTCTCCTACCAGTTCCTGCACGGAGCAGGAGAAGCACTCCCTTCTCCAGTTCCTGCACGAGCTCTCACAACATGGTGGCCTTGCCACCTCATGGCGTAATGGCACAGATTGCTGCAACTGGGAAGGGATCACCTGCAGACAAGATGGGACGGTCAGCGATGTCGTGCTGGTTTCAAAGGGCCTTGAGGGGCACATCTCGGAGTCCCTTGGAAACCTCAGCGGGCTGCAGCACCTTAACCTCTCCCACAACTCGCTGTCTGGTCGCCTGCCGCTGGGATTGGTGTCGTCCAGCAACATCACCATCCTTGATGTCAGCTTTAACCAGCTCAATGGAACACTCCAAGAGCTGCTACCTTCAACCCCTGCCCGGCCTCTGCAGGTACTGAACATCTCAAGCAACTTATTTGCAGGACAGTTTCCATCCACCACATGGAAAGCAATGGAGAATCTGATAGCCCTCAATGCAAGCAATAACAGCTTTACTGGGTCGATACCAGCTGATGTCTGCAACACCTCATCATCCCTCACCATGCTTGATCTGTGTTTTAACCAGTTAAGTGGCAACATCCCCCCAGGAATTGGTAATTGCTCCAGGCTGAGAGTGCTCAGAGGGGGCTACAACAAACTCAGTGGAACTCTCCCAGATGACCTCTTCGATGCTACCTTATTGGAGCACCTGTCTTTTCCTAACAATGATTTACATGGAGGTCTTGATAGCACACGCATGACCAACCTCAGAAATCTCGTAACCCTGGATCTTGGAGGGAACAAATTTGGTGGCAAGATTCCAGACTTTATAGGTCAGCTCAGGAAATTGAAGGAGCTGCATTTGAACAACAACAACATATCAGGGGAGCTGCCATCAGCTCTGAGCAATTGCACGAATCTGGTAACAATTGACCTCAAGAGCAACAATTTCAGTGGAGAACTTAAAAAGGTCAATTTCTCCAACCTGCCAAGTCTAAGAACTTTAGATATTTACTTCAACCACTTCAATGGCACAGTTCCAGAAAGCATATACTCTTGCAGCAATCTGACTGCACTGCGGATATCTACCAACAAATTagatgggcagctttcaccaagaaTAAGCGATCTAAAGTACCTCACCTTCCTATCACTTGCTACAAACTCTTTCACAAACATCACAAATGCACTTCACATCCTTAAGAGCTGCAGGAACCTTACCACTCTGCTTATCGGCGATAACTTCAAGGGAGAGATCATGCCAGAGGATGACATAGCTGATGGCTTTGAGAATCTTAAGGTTTTGGACATCGAAGATTGCCAATTATTGGGAAAAATACCTCTATGGATATCAAGGCTCGCAAACTTGGAGATGTTACTATTAAATAGCAATCAACTAACTGGACCAATACCAAGCTGGATCAACTCCCTAAGCCATCTCTTCTTTATGGATGTTTCAAACAACAGTCTTGCAGGTGAAATTCCATTAACCTTGATGGAGATGCCAATGCTGAAGTCAATTGAAAACGCAACACACTGGGACCCAGGGGTCTTTGAGCTGCCTGTTTACAATGGTCCAGCACTTCAATACCGTGTTGTTACATCTTTCCCAACAGTGTTGAATCTAAGCCACAACTATTTCACAGGTGTGATTCCCCCAGAGATTGGCCAGTTGAAAGAGCTTATTGTACTTGATTTCAGTTTCAATAAGTTATCTGGACAGATCCCACAATCAATTTGCAACCTCACAAACCTGCAAGTGCTAGAGTTGTCCAGAAACAATCTCACAGGTGATATCCCAGCTGCATTGAATAGCCTGAACTTCCTTTCAGCATTCAATGTTTCGAATAATAACCTAGAAGGGCCTATTCCATCTGGAGGCCAGTTTAGTACATTTCAGAATTCTAGTTTTGATGGGAATCCAAACCTTTGTGGTTCTATGCTCACTCATAAATGTGGTTCAGCTTCAATACCTCCGTCATACACAAAACATCGAAATAAGAAGGCTGTTTTTGCAATTGCATTTAGCGTGTTCTTTGGAGGCATCGCTTTTCTTTTTTTGCTGGTGCGTCTCCTTGTCTCAATGGGGATGAAGGGTTTCACAACAAAACAAGGAAGGGggaataatgaagatgttgaagaAACTTCCTTCAACTCCAGTTCAGAGCAATCAGTAGTGGTGATGCAGATGGCACAAGGAAAGGGAGAAGAAAACAAGCTCAAATTGGCTGACATTTTGAAAGCTGTGAACAACTTTGACAAGGCGAACATCATTGGATGTGGAGGTTATGGATTAGTCTACAAGGCAGAGCTACATAATGGATCTAAGCTGGCAATCAAAAAGCTCAACGGTGAAATGTGTCTCATGGAAAGGGAGTTCATTGCAGAAGTGGATGCACTGACCATGGCACAGCATGAAAATCTTGTACCATTGTGGGGTTACTGCATCCAGGGAAACTCAAGGCTCCTCATATATTCCTACATGGAGAATGGAAGCCTGGATGATCGGCTCCATAACAGGGATGATGATGCTAGCTCATTTCTTGACTGGCCAGTGAGGCTCAAGATCGCACTAGGAGCAAGCCTGGGAATTTCTTATATCCATAATGACTGCAAGCCTCATATTGTCCACCGTGACATCAAATCCAGCAACATCCTACTGGACAAAGAATTTAAAGCTTATGTTGCAGATTTCGGGCTATCCAGATTGATCCTTCCCAACCAAACTCATGTCACAACCGAGCTGGTTGGCACTATGGGTTACATTCCTCCCGAGTATGGGCAAGCATGGGTTGCTACGTTGAGAGGTGATATATACAGTTTTGGAGTAGTCCTACTTGAGCTGCTCACAGGAAAGCGACCTGTTACAGTCATGGCTACATCAAAAGAACTTGTCCCATGGGTTCTGCAGATGATGTCTGAGGGTAAACAGATTGAGGTCCTGGATCCAACGCTTCGAGGAACAGGGTATGAAGAGCAAATGCTGAAGGTGCTCGAAACCGCTTGCAAATGTGTTGATCATGATCAATTCCGGAGGCCCGCTATCATGGAAGTAGTTTCCTGCCTGGCCAGTATAGGTGCTGATCTGCAGACATAA